The genome window CCTGAATTGGGGCCACCTTGCCCTCCAGCAGCCTTCCGGGAGGATGCCAGCCACAGCATCCCAGCTCCCCGGCATGGTAACCATCTCAAGGAGTGACCTGcatgggggcggggcgggggggtggacAGAGAAACCCAGGAACAGAGAACAGTATGAGGGTTGCCCAGGGAGCTCTCAAggtcccaccccacccacccacaggcCGGCGCTCCCGAGGGCTGCAGCCGGACTGCCACTTCTCCTGGCTGTGCGTCCTCCTGCTGGCcggcctgctgctcctgctgcttggGCTCCTGGTGGCCGTCATTCTGGCTCGTGAGTACCTGGCCCTGCCTGGCAGGAGGGCTTGGGGATGAGATTCCACGAGACATTCTATCTGTCACCTCTGGGGAACCGGCTCCTCTGAATCCCACTCCCCCCTCTTCCCACCTGCAGAGTTGCGGGCTACACCCCTGTCTGGGGACTCTTATCCGCCACTGCCTGCCCAAGGCCTGACCCCCAGTGGgaccagccccccagcccccaccagccTTTCCACCACCACCACGTCTCCGGCATCTGGGAATCCCAAAGGACAGCCGGAGGAGGCAGGCCTGAGCCCCTTACCCCAGCCCAGTGAGTACCCAGGGAAGATCTTTCTGGAGAAGAGCCCAAGATGGCAGGAGGacggctgggggcgggggcggtaaGTGCAGGAAGGGGAGCCTTGGAAATAAAAGAGTCTCGCTCCTTTTGACCTCAGAACTTGAACTCTAACCTTCTTCTCTGCAGCCTGTGGGGGCCTCCTTCCTGGCCCAAGGGGCTTCTTCAGCAGCCCCAATTACCCAGACCCTTACCCACCCAACGCCCACTGCGTGTGGCATATCCAGGTGGCAGCAGACCGCGCGATACAGCTCAAGATTGAGTCGCTCAGCATGGAGAGTGTGGTCTCCTGTCTTTTCGATCGCTTGGAAATCTCCCCTGAGCCTGAAGGCCCCCTCCTCAGGTGGGTGCCCTTGCCCCCAGGAGATCTCACCCCTGCTCTGCATCATTGTCCAGAGGACAGAACAGGGAAGCAGCCACAGGAAGGGCTGGCCTGGGAGGAAACCGAGGGACCCGACCATGGGGCCCAGCTATGCCTCCAGCCTGCTGCATGACCTTGGGGAGGTCACTGCCGCTCGCTCTCTATCAGATGGAGCTCCCACCTCTGTTGCCCATGAATAGATGCCCACAAGGACGGATGCACATGGCTGTCAGGAAAGTGAAAGCTCCCTGGGAAAGGAAAGGACTCTTTTTGACCTCCCCAGGTCAGGGCTTGAGGCAGGAGGACCACAGGGCCCAGGCAGCCTCCACTCCGGCTGGCCCTGAGCTCTGAGCCTCCGTCACCCCCAACCTGGCTCCTTGCAGAGTGTGTGGGAGGGTGCCTCCCCCCACACTCAACACCAACGCCAGCCGCCTGCGGGTGGCCTTCGTCTCCGACAGCAGCGTGGAAGGATTTGGCTTCCATGCCTGGTACCAGGCTGTGGCTCCCGGCACCGGTGAGTGTTCTGCCACCCCGCCTCCGCCTCCAGCGGCCTCTCAAGcttccacttccctcccctccagacaTTCCCAGCCCCAGCAACGGGGTTGGAGACTCTGGGAGGTTCTGAATCCAGacgcccctccccagggagctgTGCTCCTGATGAGTTCCCCTGTGACcagctcctctgcctgctgcctgacTCAGTGTGCGACGGTTTTGCCAACTGTGCTGATGGCAGCGATGAGACCAACTGCAGTGCCAAGTTCTTGGGTACGGGCCCCACCAAGGCGCAGGGCGCGTACTGTCTATGGGCATCCCACCCGGGTTCGGCCGGGACTCCCCAGCTCTGGCCCAGCCCCAAACTTGCCCGGATATTCTCCTGGCCCAGAAGCTGCTTCCTTGTGAGACTGGCCCAGGCTCTCCCCTGTGGTCCCCGCCTGGCCAGTGGGCCAAGGCCCAGACCCTGGCAGACTCCtgagctcctcctcccctctgcaggGTGCGGGGGGAATCTGACTGGGCTCCAGGGCACTTTCTCGGCCCCGGGGGACCTGCAGAGCTACCCTCACCAGCAGGTAAGGGAGTGGGGCAGACACACACGGGTTAGTGTGACCTGGAACAGTGTGGGAGGTGCTGCCTGGCTCTTGGGAACGTCAGAGATCCAACAGGCAGCAAGCGGGGGGGCAGTCCTTAGTGCTTACTGGGTAGCCTGTAAGCACTTAGTGCTTACTGGTAGCTTCACTGATGCAGAGAGCTTGGTGGGCTGCCCGCTCCCgcaccctgcccagccccctgcAGAGAGAAAACCCTTCTGGAGCCCTGCCTAGATGCCCAGAGCAGGACGGGAGAAGGAGCCCTGAACCCTCCCTCCGTACCCTCCCCTAGCTCTGCACCTGGCACATCTCAGTGCCCGCAGGACACGGCCTAGAGCTGCGCTTCCACAACTTTAGCCTGCAAGCCCAGGAAGAGTGCAAGCTGGATTATGTGGCCGTGTATGAGGCCAGTGACGCGGGGACCCTTGGCCTCCTAGGCAGGTAGCTGCCAGAGCAGGAGCCCCAGAGAAATTCCATTCTCCGCGGTCTGATGGTCAAGGCCTCCCCCAGATTcaccctgccctctccctgtccctgtcttCTGTTCTAAGCCAGAGGTATCTCTACTGTCACCCTAGGAAGAGGCTTGTCCTTCCTCAGCCCAAAGCCTTTGTTCAGCTTTGCCCCTGTGCAGAAGGTCATTTCCCAGTACCCTACCTACCCAGTTCTCCTGCCCCGTGCGGcccactcccacttcccctcAAACCCTCACTGGTGTTTCCCATCTCTGACTGGCTCAAGTTCAAGCAGTTTGCTTAACTCTTTGCCAACCGAATATGTGTGTCTTTCTCCCAGGTCGTAAATGCCATGTGTCCTATCCCCTCAGGCCTGCCCCTGGGCACCAGCTCAGAGGGAGGCCCATGGGAACAGCCTGGGTGGGCcaaggctccctgcccaggcGCGCTCTCTGCCTCGGGCAGGTTCTGCGGAGCAGAGCCTCCGCCTCGCCTCATCTCCTTGCACCAGCAGCTGGTGGTGCTCTTCAGGACAGACCGCGGCATCAGCACTGGGGGCTTCTCTGCCACCTACCGGGCCCTCAACACCACAGAGAGTAGGTGCCCCTGGGGGTGCGGGTGTGGGCAGTGGAGGCACCTCCAGGAGAACGCGGAAAGCCTCCAAACCCAGTCAGAGAACCGCGAAGGTATTATGGGGGCACAGGCCTATCCCAGGGCACTGCTGTGACCCTATGCCTGCAGATCCCTGTGGCGCCAGCGAGTTCTCCTGCCGCGACGGAGAGTGTAAGAGTCTGCAGTGGACGTGTGACACATGGGGACGCTGCCCAGACAGTGGTGATGACAGCTGCAGCAGCCCCTTGTTCCCACCCCCAGGTGAGAAGCCCCCTCCCCGCCAGAGCAccgtggtggggggaggggaggccggaGCAGGCTGGGGGCCCATTCATAAAAGCCCCACTGGCACACTTCATCACAGCCCACCTatgtccgccccccccccctgcatGGGGAGACTCCGAAGAGTCCGGGGAGGGATTCTCCCCCTGGGCTGCCAATGGTACCCGACACCACCCCCAAGGGAAGTGGGGATCTGGGAGTCAATGATTGGGGCTTCAAGAACCAGCCCAGCCTGGTCACACAGAGAACCCCTCTGCACAGTCCACCTCGGAGAGGAAGCtgaagggcgcctggctggcttagtcagcagaggatgtgactcttgatattggggtcacgaattcaagccccacattgggtgtggggcctacttaaaaaaaaaaaaaagaggatgatgaggatgatgatgaagTCAGAGCAGGGGAGTTCCTTCCAGATGCCAGCAGTCTCTGCCAATGTCAGTGCCCTGTGCTCCCGAGATCAAAGAGACTCCTCCTGCATGATGCCCAGAGCTGACAAAGGATGTTTGGGCGGGCTCTTGAGGATAATGGGCACCCGTGATGTGGGCAAAGCATGTCTCCGTGTTATCTCCTTTGAGTCCCACAACAACCCCCAAATGACCCAGAGAGAGCATTTTGGTGACTTGCCCCAGGTCGCCAGCCTGTGTACCCTCTCCTGTGATTCTCTTACAGAGCTGGCTTGTGAGCCTGTCCAGGTGGAGATGTGCACTGGCCTGAGCTACAACACCACGGCCTTCCCGAACATCTGGGTGGGCATGGCCACCCAGGAAGAGGTGGTGGAGATCCTCAGAGGTTATAAGGTGCTCTGGACAGAGATTAGCAAGGACCCCCAGGAAGTGGAGGGAGCCTAGTGGGTGGGGTGCCTGAGGGCTGATTTCCTCCTTCCACAGAGCCTGACAAGTCTGCCCTGCTACCAGAGTTTCCGGAGGCTTCTCTGCGGACTGCTTGTGCCCCACTGCACTCCCATAGGCAGTGTCCTTCctccctgccgctctgtctgccaGGAGGCTGAGCGTCAGTGCCAGTCTGGCCTGGCTCTACTGGGTACCCCCTGGCCTTTCAACTGCAACAGGCTGCCCGAGGCAGCTGGCCTGGAGGCCTGTGCCCAGCCCTGACCCCAGGCTgggcccctgcccctctgcccacctgtCCACCTCTGCTGATCAGGCGGGGCAGGCATGGGACAAAGGAAGGAGGACCAGCCTTGGACTCTGGCCAACCTCTCTGGAGCCTcccagggggaggaagaggagtagTTGGCAGGGCTAATGGAAGCTTCTCTGTCCTGTTCCTTGCCCCCAGCTCCACACGGTGCCATTAACTGTGAGGACCGCCTCACACCCAAACCTCAGACCCCTATTTCCAATCTCCCGCCTTCCCCTCTCCGGAGACGTACTTTTTCAGGTTCTCCACCAGCTGCTTTCTGACTCGTTCAGTTATTCAATGAAAAGCATTGAGGGCCTAGTAATGCGGCAGGCCCTGTTCTGAGTCCTGGGGATCCAGCTGTCGGTCTGCCTCTAGAACTCTCCCCCCTCTATTCTCAGCTTCtgttccccaccaccaccaccaccacaagtCTTGGCCTTGGTCTCTTGTCACCGCACCATCTCTCCTTCCGGCCTGCCTTGGAGCAGTGGGTGCCCGGAATGTCTGTCGGAGTGTCTGTCCTGCACAGCCCTGCCTCCCTGTGCCCAGCTAAGACTCCCTCCGCCTCCTTTCTCCCCCAAACCTTGGTCGGCAGCCAGGCGACACCACGAGTTATTTCCCTATTTCCCTGCCGGGAGCTCTTGGCCCCTGAACAACTGGTTTCCTCTTGGAGTCtgggaggagcagagcagagccgGCAGGGAGTGAACCCGGACCAGGGCAGGGGACGCCTGGAGGGGGAGAAGCacaggggcggggcaggggtcAGCTGGAGGGTCCGAAGTAGCCAGCGCCCCAAGGAAGCCCCGGGAGACGGGAGGGGGTGAGTGTGGTGGAGggcgggaggggggtgggggcgggagggccACAGGgtggagtggggtgaggggagctgCCAGCCTCTCCTGTCCCCTGACCTCCGGCTCCCTCCGGGTCCTCGGCTCTGGGGGAAGCCCCTCCTTCGTCCCCCCGCGGGCCGCTCAGCCTCAGGCCCatggcagtggggtggggaccCACCCGGCCGCCtcgggggcggggagagagaccCGTGCCTGGATTCTGGGTCCCGACTCCCGTCCCGCCTGGCCCGCAGACTTTGAGGACCCCGGCGGCCGGAGTCCCCGTGCCAGCGCCATGAGGCCCCTCGTCGCCCTGCTGCTCCTGGGCCTGGCGGCCGGCTCGCCCCCGCTGGACGACAACAAGATCCCCAGCCTGTGCCCGGGGCACCCCGGCCTTCCCGGCACGCCGGGCCACCACGGCAGCCAGGGCCTGCCCGGCCGCGACGGCCGCGACGGCCGCGACGGCGCGCCCGGGGCTCCGGGAGAGAAAGGCGAGGGCGGGAGTCCGGGTAAGAAGGCGGCGGAGTCGCTGTCCACGGGGCTGTCCGCGCTCGTCGGGCCGAGGGCCGGGGCTCGGGGTCCCGCCAGGGGGCGCCGCCGGACTCAGGAAGCGGGGCGCGGGGAGGGTGACGCAGCCCGAGGCGGCCGCTGCTTCGGGGACCCTCTCCTGCGGGCGACGGGGCCCGGGGAGCTGGCTGTAGGGTGGCCCTTGCCCTGGAAGCGGCGTccgggagccccaggcagggtggggagggtgccGAGCGGCGCCCCCGACATCCCCGGCTACGGggtcggggaggggggtggtgtgGGCACAGCTGCCGCACTCGTCCTAACCGCGCCCCGCACTCCCGCAGGGCTGCCGGGGCCCCGAGGGGAGCCCGGGCCGCGAGGAGAGGCGGGACCCGTGGGAGCCACCGGGCCTGCAGGCGAGTGCTCTGTGCCTCCGCGCTCCGCCTTCAGCGCCAAGCGCTCCGAGAGCCGGGTGCCTCCGCTGTCGGACGCGCCCCTACCCTTCGACCGCGTGCTGGTGAACGAGCAAGGACATTACGACGCCACCACCGGCAAGTTCACCTGCCAGGTGCCCGGCGTCTACTACTTCGCGGTCCACGCCACCGTCTACCGGGCTAGCCTGCAATTCGATCTGGTCAAGAATGGAGAGTCCATAGCctctttcttccagttttttggggggtggcCCAAACCAGCCTCGCTCTCCGGGGGCGCCATGGTAAGGCTGGAGCCAGAGGACCAGGTGTGGGTGCAGGTGGGTGTGGGTGATTACATTGGCATCTATGCCAGCATCAAGACAGACAGCACCTTCTCGGGGTTTCTGGTGTATTCTGACTGGCACAACTCCCCTGTCTTTGCTTGACACCCACTGGAAAGTGAGCTCAAGCTCTCTCACTCCTGGCAAGGAGGGTATGACACTGACAGCCACATCATCTGGGAGGGCTGGTCCCCCCCCCCTTGGGATGTTGTGAAGGACTCTGTCCTGCTGCTGGCAGAGAATGGGGACAGAGGCTGTCTGAGATCAGGGCTGGCAGTGTGGTGCATTGGCTGGATTTCTGCCCAAAACAAAAGGAGCGCTCTGTGCTGGCAGGTGTGGGTCCCCCAGTTGTTCtggccccaggaccccagaggtGGGGTGCCCTCTTCCTGGTGCGCTGCTTCTCTGGGTTCTCCCTTGTCCCTCCTCCGCCTGGGACCTTTTCTcagaaattattcaataaatcaaacaaaacaaaaacaacctagtGGCTCAGCCTTTCCTCATTGTGGTGGGGATGCCCTGGTGatgaggatggggaggagagagggagtgaTGGGGAAGATGTGCAGGGTGGTACCCAGACAGAAGGAAGGGCTCTTGGGCTGGATGAGCCATGGGATAGGAGATACAGGGCCAAGTGAATGAGAAGCCGCTCCATAGAGCTGTCCCCTGAGTTGTGTTGGTTGTGAACAGGAGTGCTTGGCTGGAGAGGGTGCTCTTCTGGCATGTGGCTCTGGCCAGCTTTTTCTGACTCAAAGATGTCATATGAACTGGGCGGGGGCTACCTTCGCCACACACTACCCTGATCAACAAAAAGGAT of Mustela nigripes isolate SB6536 chromosome 1, MUSNIG.SB6536, whole genome shotgun sequence contains these proteins:
- the C1QTNF5 gene encoding complement C1q tumor necrosis factor-related protein 5, yielding MRPLVALLLLGLAAGSPPLDDNKIPSLCPGHPGLPGTPGHHGSQGLPGRDGRDGRDGAPGAPGEKGEGGSPGLPGPRGEPGPRGEAGPVGATGPAGECSVPPRSAFSAKRSESRVPPLSDAPLPFDRVLVNEQGHYDATTGKFTCQVPGVYYFAVHATVYRASLQFDLVKNGESIASFFQFFGGWPKPASLSGGAMVRLEPEDQVWVQVGVGDYIGIYASIKTDSTFSGFLVYSDWHNSPVFA
- the MFRP gene encoding membrane frizzled-related protein translates to MKECSDVILCVEATELSKTEFCNPAFEPELGPPCPPAAFREDASHSIPAPRHGRRSRGLQPDCHFSWLCVLLLAGLLLLLLGLLVAVILAQLRATPLSGDSYPPLPAQGLTPSGTSPPAPTSLSTTTTSPASGNPKGQPEEAGLSPLPQPTCGGLLPGPRGFFSSPNYPDPYPPNAHCVWHIQVAADRAIQLKIESLSMESVVSCLFDRLEISPEPEGPLLRVCGRVPPPTLNTNASRLRVAFVSDSSVEGFGFHAWYQAVAPGTGSCAPDEFPCDQLLCLLPDSVCDGFANCADGSDETNCSAKFLGCGGNLTGLQGTFSAPGDLQSYPHQQLCTWHISVPAGHGLELRFHNFSLQAQEECKLDYVAVYEASDAGTLGLLGRFCGAEPPPRLISLHQQLVVLFRTDRGISTGGFSATYRALNTTENPCGASEFSCRDGECKSLQWTCDTWGRCPDSGDDSCSSPLFPPPELACEPVQVEMCTGLSYNTTAFPNIWVGMATQEEVVEILRGYKSLTSLPCYQSFRRLLCGLLVPHCTPIGSVLPPCRSVCQEAERQCQSGLALLGTPWPFNCNRLPEAAGLEACAQP